Genomic segment of Paenibacillus sp. FSL R5-0623:
TGCACAAATCGAAACATGGAATCACTGCGTATGATCGTTTTATCAATATCAAAAATGGCGACTTTCGTGCTTTTCACCCTGATCCCCCTCAGTTTTTATTCAAAGATTGCAAAGATTGTAACAACACTTATCACATACAACATAACCGTAATTAATATGGGCTTGTCCTCAAACAGCACACGATCAGGCGAGCCGCCTTGGTTCTTCATATGGATCAGATACAGGTAACGGAACATGCCGTAAATAACCAATGGAATCGTCCACATGAGATGAATGGTTCGATCTGAAGTGAATGTGAACAGGGAATAACTGATAATCGTAGCTGTCGTCACAATTGTATTGAATTGATCCAGTAATGTAATGGAGTAGTTATCCAAAACCTTACGATGTGATCCCGTATTTCCCTCAAGCAACGTGAGTTCATTTCTGCGTTTTCCAATGGCCAAAAACAACGACAACAGCATGGTACAGATCAAAAACCACGGTGTGAATGGCACATGGATCAGCACACCACCTGCAATGGCACGAAGTACAAAGCCGGCTGCAATGGTCATCATATCCAGGATAACGAGATGTTTCAGCACAAATGAATACGATACATTCAACAGGAAATAGACGATACATAACACCCCGAATAGAGGGTTCATCATGAAGGCCGTTCCTACGGAAAGGATTAATAAAATAATGCCAAACAACAAAGCATGACTCGGATTCACCTGCCCAGAAGCCATAGGACGATACTTTTTCACCGGATGCTGTCTATCCCTGTCCCGGTCTACAAAGTCATTTAAAATATACACACAGCCTGCAACAAGGCTAAATAGAATAAAACCAAGCAACGTCGCAAGAATGGTTTCAGTCCGAATCTCCTCAAAAGAGAATAGTAACGCAGCAAATAACAGCAGATTTTTAGTCCACTGTTTGGGTCTTAACAATCTGATTAATCCTGGCACTATACTGCCTGTTCCTGTTGCCGGTGAGGACACCGTACTTGTTCGTGATGATAACAATTGTAATAACTCCCTTCAAAAGCAACTTCTGTATATAACAAATAACGTAAAGATCTAATCATATGTTGCTTGTATAATTTTGTAAAGGGAGTAAATGAAAAAAATCTAATATGGGCATAAAAAAGAGACCGTTTCCGGTCTCTTCGTTAGTAAATGATTTAACTATTGGGTCATGCGATTAAAATTCGAATTGCACGTCGCTCAGACGACGTTTGATCTCAGCAATAACACGTTTCTCTTCCTCTTCACCCTTCGCTTCAAAGGTTACGGAGAAACGAACAAAGTTACCGGCATCATCCCAAGGTACGGATGAGATCAGTTTCTCACGGATCAGGAATTGGGAGAAATCTTCGCCGGATTCGAAGCGACGTCCGCCAACCACACCTTTTGGTGCTTCTACATACAGGAAGAATGAACCTTTAGGTTTTTCAGCCTGGAAGCCCAGTTCGTTCAGTGCGGCAACGAGCATGTCGTGACGACGGGAATATTTCTCTGCAATTTTTTCCGTAATTTCAGGGTGATTCAATCCATATGCAGCAGCCTTTTGAATCGCGATGAACTGACCGGAGTCATTGTTGTCCTTCACGTCACTGAATGCTTTGACTACAAGCGGATTACCCGCTACGAACCCGATTCTCCAACCTGTCATGTTGTAGGACTTGGATAAAGAGTGCAGCTCTACGCCGACATCCTTCGCTCCTGGTACCGACAGGAAGCTGAACGGTTTTTTGCCATCGTATGTCAATGCCGCATAAGGAGCATCGTGGACAACAACTACGTTGTATTTCTTCGCCCACTCCACGACTTCAGTGAAGAACTCCACTGTTGCACTTGCACCTGTTGGGTTGTTCGGATAGTTCAGGTAGAGCAACTTCGCACGTTTTGCGATGTCTTCCGGAATAGCCGTCAGATCAGGCAGGAAGTTGTTCTCTTTCGTCAATTGAATGTTGAACACTTCTCCACCCAGATACTTCGTATGTGTGCCCATAACCGGATAACCTGGAACGGTCATGATCGTCACATCACCCGGATTAATGAAGCATGAAGGCATCATCGCCAAAGCCGGTTTGGAACCAATGGAGTGCACGATTTCGGTATCTGCATCGATACCTTCTACGTTGAATACGTTTTTCAGGTAAGAAGTAGCAGCAGTTTTGAATTCAGGAATACCATTGTCGGCATAACCACGGTTCTCAGGTCTGGAAGCCTCTTCTGCAAGAGCAGCCACAATGCCTGCATCAGCCATTTCGTCCGGTTCACCTACACCAAGGTCAATCAGTTCCACATCGGGAAAATCTTTTTTGGCCGAAGCTTTGGCACGTTTGATTTTCTCGAATTTATAAATGTTCGTGTCTTTACCATAGTTGGAGCCACCGATACGGTCGGCAAAATTAGTCTGAATGTAAGTTTCTTGGTATTTATCGATACTCATAACGTTGTTCATCTCCTCATTTGACGCAAATTTCTACACTTTAATATGAAGCATTTGCGTGATCAAAGCCATGGACAAAGTATCTGAACATTTGTACTTTCTTGGAGCTGTTAACGACTGCGTAGCGAGGCAAGCACGTCTTCCATATCTTGCGGAATAGGAGCTGAAAATTCAAGGTATTCTCCCGTTGTTGGATGCACAAATCCAAGAATGGCCGCATGAAGAGCCTGTCCCTGCATTTTGATCCCTTTATTCCGTCCATAAGTTGGATCTCCTACAAGCGGGTGACCAATAAATTTCATGTGAACCCGAATCTGGTGAGTACGTCCTGTCTCCAGTTTCAATTCCAGCAAGGTGTAATCATTAATCCGCTCAGTAACGGTAAAATGCGTAACGGCATGTTTACTGTTACGTTCTGTGACCGTATACATTTTGCGGTCATTGGTATCCCGTCCAATCGGTGCATCAATGGTCCCTTGATCATGGTTAAGATGACCATGAACAAGCGCAATATACCGTCTGTTCACCGTATGTTCCTTCAACTGGGCAGCCAGTGAGGCATGAGCACGATCGTTCTTGGCAGCCATGATTAGGCCGGATGTATCCTTATCGATACGATGCACAATACCAGGACGCAACTCCCCATTAATACCCGAGAGGTCTTTGCAGTGATGCATAAGTGCATTAACGAGGGTACCCGACGTATGTCCTGGTGCCGGATGCACCACAAGACCACGCTGTTTGTTAATCACGATCAGGTCGCTGTCTTCATATACCACTTCCAGCGGAATATCTTCGGCAATGATCTCTACAGCAGCCGGTTCAGGAATCTGTAGTTCAATCAGATCACCTTCGGATAACTTGGCATTGGCTTTGACAACAGCACCATTTACCGTAACCATCCCGTCTCCGATCCACAATTGAACCTGGGAGCGAGATACGTTATCCACAGCTTCCGTAATATATTTGTCAATTCGTTCTTTTTTATGTTCAGCAGCAACGGTCCATTCCATACGTTCATTGCCATTCATTAGTTCTTCGTCGTTAATCTGTTCCTTATTCGGATTACTCATGATGTTCATTCCCTTCAATCTTCGCGGCTGCTTTTTCGCGCCGTCCTTCAAGCAACGTCTCCACAATGATTAACGCTACACCGATGCAGATTGCCGAATCGGCGATGTTAAAAATGGGAAACGTATAACTTCCAAAGTTAAGTTGTACAAAATCTACAACTTCTCCGGTCAATGCCCGGTCAAGGAAGTTGCCAATTGCTCCACCAAGCACCAAACTAAGCGCCACAGGCAGCAATTTGTGCGGGGTATCTTTTACCTTTTGCAAATACCAAATCAAGGCAACGACCACAATCAACGTAACCACGATAAAGAACCAACGCTGGTCTTGCAGAATGCCAAAAGCTGCTCCTGAGTTACGATGTGATGTGATGACAAAGAAATTGCCGATGACCGGAATTTCTTCTCTGAGTTCCATCCGGGTTGCAATCAGATACTTGGTTCCCTGATCCAATAAAAATACGATAAAAGCGAGGATATAATACACCACGTTTGTTTGTCACTCCGTTCTTGTCATTTCCAAACGATACCAGGCTTACGCCAGACTTGTTTTATTGTAGCACAGCTGTTTGGAAATCGTCCACGACGCGCTATATCAGCAACGCTTATGGCAAAAACGATAACATTTCCCTTCTGTAATCTTGCCCTTAATGGCACATCCTACAATAGAGTCAAAATCCGGATTACAGCATGAAAGCAGAAAGGGGAAAATCATGTCACATTTTACTAACGAACAACTGCAATTTTTACGTTCCCAACTGATGTCTGATAAGCGCGATATTGAACATAGACTTTCGGAAAACGAGCATTACGGCCTTGGAGATTCCCTTAAACTACAGACAGGTGAATTATCACCAATTGATAACCATCCTGGCGACATAGCTACAGAGGTGTATGAACGCGAGAAAGATATTTCCCTGCTGGAACATGATGAATTCCAATTGGAACGTATCGATTCTGCACTGCACTCCATCGAAGAAGGACATTACGGTACATGTGCGGTCTGCCAGCAACCCATCCCTTATGAACGCATGGAAGCTGTTCCCTACACCAAATACTGCAAAAAACATCAACCGGAAACCGTTGTCTCCGAAAACCGTCCTGTAGAGGAAGAATTCCTTGCCCCGGCATTTGGTCGAACCAGTCTGGACGAACGTGATGACCAAAATGGCTTCGATGGCGAGGATGCCTGGCAGATCGTTGAGAGCTGGGGCACATCGAACTCACCAGCCATGGCTGAAGGACGTGATATCGACAGCTATGATGTTATGGCGATTGAAGCAACCGATGAAGTGGAAGGCTGCGTTGAAGCGTACGAAAGCTTTGTTGCAACAGACATCTATGGTCATGACGTCTCCATCGTGCGCAATCGGCAATATCGCCAGTACCTGGAGAACCGTGAAGGCGAGGGTCTGTTAGAACCGGATATGGAGACGGATGACATGTACTAAATGCACTTTGATATCCTTCACCTTTAATCGCTTAATAGGTGTTCATATCAAGCTGACGCTGGACAATGCGCACAATATCAGCGATGTAGTCTCCAACAATGGGAAGATTGAGCGCCCCAAGTAGCTGCAAAACGTAAATGATCGTTGCTGCGAAAAAGGTGAAACCAATCGCGATCCCCACACCTCGTGCGGCTCCTGACAACAGGTTAAGTCCAATCAATTTCCATGGCCTATTCAGCAATTCTGTGTATTGCGCAATTCGTGAACGTTCCAGTTCATTCGCCAGACGGTTCGTCAGGGTATGTAACTCTTCAATTTTGTCATGGGAATTCAGATTATCTGATGTTGATTGTTGTGAAGTGGATGATGTTTGCTTGTCATGTTCGCTCATGTTTTGGTCAGTTCCTTTGATCAATATAGATTGACTGCACTATAGAATCATTGCCTTTTTGCCTAAAAAACAAACGAGCCCAGAACCAGGGAATATGTCCCTGCCTCTGCGGCTCGTTTGTTTATGCTCTATATTCTGTCTTAATTGGATGGGACATGCTCCGAATTACGCTTCGATGTAAATACCGATCGATTTACCTCCGGCTTCAACACGTTCCATGGACTCATTCGAGCCAAATGTAACTTCGGTTACGAGAACATTTTCACGCAACACATCATCAAACGCCTGAATAGCTTCCTGAAGGGATGCATCCACATCCAGCGTCAAACGTACTCTTTTCTCAATCGGCAAGTCCAGTCGTTTCCGGGTATCCTGCACAGCCCGAACTACTTCACGGACCCAGCCTTCCTGTTCCAATGCTGGCGTGATTTCGGTATTGAGTGCAACCGTCAGACCGTAACCTGATGCTGAAGCAAAACCTGATTTGGCCTGTTTATCAACCAATAATTCTTCGTTCGTCACTTGCAGCTCCTCGCCTTCCGGAGAAACGATATTCAGCACACCCTCCGAAACCACTTTACGTGTCTCATCGGCAGACATTCCCTTGAAGAAGTTTTGCAGGAATCCTACGTTTTTACCGTATTTCTTACCTGCAACTTTCAGGTTCAGCTTCAATGTAAAGTCAACGAATTCCGCATCATTATGCTCCGTACGGATTCCTTTTACATTGATCTCTTCCTTGATGATTTCTTCATAACTTGCCAGGTCAAACCCTTTATCAAGAGAAACGATCAATTCGGACAGTGGCTGACGTGTCTTGATGCCTGTTTCGTTACGAACGTTACGGGCAAGTTCAACCACGCGGCGAGCCGTCTCCATATCCTGTTCCAGTCCTGCATCAATCAACGCTTCATTGGCTACAGGATAGTCTTCCATGTGTACACTCTCACCTGTTGCAAGGTTCAGATAGATGTCTTCTGCCAGCATCGGTGTGAACGGAGCAACCAACTTCGCAGTAGTCACCAGTACCTCAGTCAATGTGCGGTAAGCGTCCAGTTTATCCTCTGTGAGGCCACTTCCCCAGAAACGGTCACGGGAACGACGGATATACCAGTTACTCAGTTCATCAACAAAAGCTTCAATCGCTTTGGAAGAGTTCAGATAGTCGTTAACCAGCAACGCTTTTTCTACAACCAGGATCAGGCTGTTCAGTCTCGACAGAATCCAGCGATCCAGCTTGTGTGCGGACAGTTGGAACGGGTGCTCCTGTGGATCAAATCCATCAATGGTAGCATAAAGCGTCAGGAATGCATGGGTGTTGACCAGCGTATCCACCATTTTGGATTTTGCTTCCCCTACGATACCTTTGGAGAAACGTTTGCTGTTCCACGGTGCACTGTCAGACAATAAAGCCCAGCGGAATGCATCTGTACCGTATTCTTCAATTACTTCCCAAGGATCGATAACGTTACCTTTGGATTTGGACATCTTCTGTCCGTTCTCGTCAAGAACGTGTCCTGTAGCCATAACCGCTTTGTAAGGCGCTTTGCCTGTCAAAAGGGTAGAAACCGCCAACAAGCTGTAGAACCAGCCACGTGTCTGGTCAATCCCTTCACAGATCATATCCGCAGGATACTGCTGTTCAAATACTTCTTTATTTTCAAATGGATAGTGTTGCTGGGCAAACGGCATGGAGCCGCTGTCGAACCAGACATCGATCACTTCCGGTGTACGTTTCATTTCATATTTGCCACAAGAGCTCATGACTTTAACGACATCCACATATGGTTTATGCAATTCAAGATTCTCAGGCACATCACCTACTGCACGAGCACGCAATTCTGCAATGCTGTGTGGAGCAAATTGTTCGCCAGTCTCCTCACATACCCAGATATTCAGCGGAGTTCCCCAATAGCGATCACGGCTGATGTTCCAATCCACCAGATCCTCAAGGAATTTCCCGAAGCGACCTTCACGAACGTGACCCGGGTACCAATCCACTTCACTGTTGTTGGCAATCAATTGGTCCTTGATGGCTGTTGTTTGGATAAACCAGCTGTCCATTGCATAGTACAGAAGCGGTGTATCACAACGCCAGCAGAACGGATAGCTGTGCTCATATTTTTCTTTGCTGAACAAACGTCCATGCTCAGACAGATATCGCACGATATCAATATCACAATCCTTCACGAAACGTCCGGCAAAGTCAGTCACTTCAGCGACAAATTTACCTTCCAAGTCCACCATGTTCACAAAGCTGATGCCATTCTCACGGCATACACGGTAGTCATCTTCACCATGGGCAGGAGCCATGTGTACGATACCCGTACCACTTGCATCCGTTACAAAGCCTGCACCCAGAATGATGTTGGCTTTCTCAGCCTGTACGTAGTTGAACGGAGGATCATACGTTTTGCCAACCAGATCGGCACCTTTCAGTGCACCGATGATCTCATACTCACCCTTGGTATCTTTCATCACTTTTTCAACCAGATTGGTTGCCATGATGTACACTTCATCACCTTGACGAACACGGGAGTAGTCCATATCCGGATTCACGGCAAGTGCAACGTGTGAAGGCAGTGTCCAAGGTGTTGTCGTCCAAGCCAGTACAAATTCTCCGCTGTCATTCAGTTTGAATTTCGCTGTAGCGCTCAAGTCTTTGACGTCTTTGTACCCTTGTGCAACTTCATGGGAACTCAGTGTTGTCTGACAAGAAGGACAATACGGGCTCACACGGTGACCACGATACAACAGACCTTTCTCATGAATTGTCGCCAGGATGTTCCATACACTCTCGATGTAGTTGTTATCAAGGGTGATATATGGGTTATCCATATCCGTCCAATATCCGATACCTTCTGTCAGATCACGCCATTGTTGCTCGTACTCGAATACGCTCGCTTTACATTCGTTAATGAATTTTTCCACGCCGTAATCTTCGATTTCCCACTTGTGGGAGATACCAAGCTTCTTCTGTACACCCAGCTCTACAGGCAGACCATGTGTATCCCAGCCTGCTTTACGAACAATACGGTAACCCTTCATCGTGTTATACCGTCCAACAAAATCCTTGATTACGCGTCCCAGTACGTGACCGATATGCGGTTTACCGTTCGCTGTAGGCGGCCCTTCATAAAATACAAAGTTTGGCTTGCCCTCACGGTTTTCGATGGATCTTTTGAATGTGTTCTCCGTTTTCCATTTATCTAACACGCGTAATTCTCTGGCACGTGCCTTCTCTTTGACGTCAACTCGTTGCATGATGATTATCTTCCCTTTCTTTGGTTGGATTGTGGACCGTTCACAAAAAACGTTTCAATCCCCCTAAATCCCCCTTGCCAAGGGGGACCCCATAGGCGCTCCGCCCTCTGGACACCCGGGATGGGTTGTCGGTGGGAGATCGGTGGCGCTTATGGGCGAGGGGTGGATGTGCGTAGTGGCGGCCATTTTGCGGCTGTTCCCTGCGTGAACGCCGCATGGCCTTACCGCGAGGCGGGTGTTGCCGGGTGCTTCGCTCTCCCGGCGGGTGGCTCTCTCCTTGAGGTCCCTTCGGGCCTCATAGACGTTCGCCCTTTTTTGAACACAAAAAAGCCCCATCCCTGGAAAGGGACGAGACTATACTCGCGTTACCACCCTAATTCTGTTCATCACAAACCACATCCAGGCAAGCCTGGGTATGCTCTGTCATCAACAGCGCTTATGCCCCGCTAAACTACTGCAGGGTGCCGTTATAACGTACGGCTTACGGTTCGGCTTACACACGGCAATCATAATCACCGCTTCAGCGTCACTTCTCCGGGGAGATATTCGGCTATAACTCATCCATTGGTTTGCACCAACCACCAACTCTCTGAGGGATGAGATCATAACGTACTGAACCCGTCATGGAATCACTATTCATTATGAATATAGTTATAGCCTCTTTGCAGACAAAAGTCAACCAGGCGACAGACTAATAAATTTCTTTCATCTCCCGCTCACGGTCACGCACTTCCTGCTCCCGGCTCTCCAGCACTTCCCAACCATCCTGAGTCAACAGTTCAAGCTGCGCTTCAACAAGCGTGCGGAAACGGGCACGATAAATCGAGGCCTGCTTTTTCAGTTCTTCCACTTCCAAAGCAATTTTGCGCGATTTGCCCAACGATTCGTTCACGATCCGGTCTGCATTTTTCTCTGCTTCCTTCACGATCAACTGCGCTTCTTTCTTCGCATTACCCTTCACATCATCAGCAGCTTCCTGCGCAATGATGATCGTTTTGCTAAGCGTCTCTTCAATTGTAGAAAAATGATCCAGTTTCTCCTGAACGGACAGCAACTGATTACTCAGCTCTTTGTTCTCGCGAATGACGCCTTCGTAATCTTTGATGACTTGATCCAGGAATTCATTGACTTCATCCTCGTCATACCCGCGCAAACGTCGGGAAAATTCCTTGTTGTGTATGTCCAGCGGCGTTAATGGCATGCTGTCCACCTCCTGTTAAAGTTCCTTCCCGTCCAGAGAAGGTTTGCAGCATATGGGTACCACCCAAGGGGCCGTATCGTTGATGCCTAACCTTGGCAACGTATACGGAATGCAGGATCAGAATTGCATCCTCCAACGTTCATGTAAAGCTTTGACTTAATGTTTATCGGATACACCGCGTATTTTCTACACCTTTATGATAAACATTTCGACAAGAAAGCGGATTTTCCTGCAACAGACTCAGGCAAATTTGCCGATTTTCACTCGGCAACGCCCTTTTTTGGTCATCCCATCCTGTTCCATAACCTTGAAACGGCCAAATCCCTGAATGGATACGACATCACCCGCTTTTAGCGATTTGGAGGGATCTTCCTCAACCTTCCAGTTCACACGGCAGCGACCAGCTTTGATCGGCACCAGCACTTTACTGCGACTAAGCCGATACACATCTGCGCAGATTCCATCCAAACGAAGAGAAGCGACCGTAATGTCCATCGTCTCCAGTTTACTCTCTGACCACCGCATCTGATCCAAAGGAAGTAACCCTGTGAACACATGTAACCGATGCACCTGATTCAGTTGAAGCGATAAAAAAGCGCCGGTTTCCGCCGCCACCACTGTATGGCAACCGTCCTCCAGCACTTGGATATCCCCGATCTTTCCACGTTTCATCCCAAGCCCGAGCAGGGAACCCATATAGTCCCCATGCTCCAGCACCGAGATTTTCTGATCATCAGACGTAATACTGAGCACCTGCATACCCATATCCTCATCATCCAGATACATATAATCAGGTGCAACCAGCGCACGCTTGCGTTCAGCAGCCTCGTAACCACCATCCAGACGAATCTGAACGTCGTTACGGCGATTGGCAAGAGTCTGTAATATAAAAACCTGTCTTGGATCAAGGAAGTCAGTTAGCTTCATGTCATGATACTTACCTGCCCGCTCAACCCAATCCGAAGCTTTATCTACAAAATCCCGCTCATCATGGCTAAAATGTTCGTAAATTTCACCGCTCATCTATGTCACCCTACCCTAATAGTCCGTGTTCAAAAAGACCGGTTTTCAGTACCGAGAAGATGGGATAAAGCTAGAAATGGAGTAGCGGAGCGTAGAAAAAACTACGTGAGCAACGGACATTTCGGCTGAATTCCATATTCGATGCTGACGATGCCACTAGGCATCCTTCGTAATCAAAAGCGGACTTTTTGAACAACCTCTAATATGCAAAATACCGGAGTATGGAGATTAGCCCATTAAGCGCAAGTTGCAGAACGATCAGCGCCACAATCGGGGAAATATCCAGCACACCGAACAAAGGCGGTATAAATCGGCGAAACGGTCTTAGATATGGTTCCACTAATTTGCCCAGCCATTCACCGATGAAGCTTTCCCGCGCATTGGGAAGCCAAGACATCAATATGTAGACAATGACCATGTAAAAGTAAATCTGGTATAACGTGTACAACACGCTTTCAATCTGATACAAAAGTGGCTCACCTCATTCTGTTATAATCTTGCTCGCTGTCAGCCAGTATTTCCGTAATTGATCCCTGAATTTCAACCGTATCTGGCGTACAGAGAAAAATGTTTCCGCCGATTTTGGAAATACCGCCACCCAATGCATATACCGTGCCACTCAGAAAATCAATAACGCGCAGCGCTTGGTCCTGGCGAATTCGTTGCAAGTTCACCACAACGGTACGATGCGAACGCAGATGGTCGGCAATTTCCTGAGCCTCGTCATAAGAACGCGGTTCATACAGGACAACTTTAACATTTTTCTGGGAATGAATGCTCACCACATTATTCCCCCTTTGGTTTCTACGTTTATCGAGACTGGAGGTTTCAGCTTCCTGATGTTCAGCATCATTTTCCTCTTGCGCAGCCATTCGTTCACGTTCCACAATCTCTTCCTCTTCCTGAAGTCCGAGGAAATTCATAAATTTATTCATTACGCCCATCGTGAACCCTCCTCTTTTCCTACGAGAATCGATCCTAGCCGTACCCAGGTTGCACCTTCTTCAATGGCCACTTCAAAATCATTGGACATCCCCATCGACAGCTCACTCAATGGCTCTGCTGTCAGGGCTTGTCCATTCAATTGATCCCTCAGCTCACGCAATCCACGAAATACGGGACGCGTCAGCTCCGGATCTTCCTCATGAGGTGCCATGGTCATCAGGCCGACGACCTTGAGATTGTTGAACGAACGAATATCACGCAAAAAAGAACTTGCCTGTTCAGGCTGTAATCCATACTTGCTCTCTTCACCCGAAATATTCACCTGCAAAAACGTTTCCACTTGGATGCCAAGTGAAGCTGCTTTTTTATCCAACTCCTTCGCCAATGACAAACGATCCAGTGAATGTATGTAACGAAACTTGCCAATCACGTCTTTCACCTTGTTTGTCTGCAAATGACCGATAAAATGCCAGGTACCTCGCTGACCAAAAGCTTCCCATTTGGCCTGTGCATCCTGCCACCGGTTTTCTCCAATATGCTCAAGACCATGATTCAGCACCGATCCCGTTGTTTCAAGTGAGACATATTTCGTGACCGCAATCACATTCACATCATCACGATGACGGTTACTGCGCCGACATGCATCCTCGATCTTCTGATTTACCTGTTGTATACGCTCCTCCAATGACACAGAGGGTCACCTCTCTTCCAGCCCAATCCAGCTCGCCATCCGTCCTGTAACACCATTTTCCTTCCGATAGGAGAAAAATAGTTCGGGATGACAACTTGTACACCATGTTGTACATTCGATATGATCCGGCATTATTCCTGCTTTCATCATAATGTGTCGATTACATTCTTTCAAGTTTAACATCGTTTTACCGTTATTCACGGCTCGATATGCTTGTTTAGAAGCAGAATCCTTGTATTCATCATTAACCGGGGAATCATCAAACCAAACCCTTACATGCTGCATGACCGCCTCATCCACTTCATAACAGCAATCCCCAATCGACGGACCGATTGCAGCTCGAATGTCCTGCCTACGGCTGCCATACTCCCGTTCCATCGTCTCTACCATGGATACAGCAATACCTGCGACTGTACCTTTCCAGCCTGCATGAGCAAGACCTACCGCCTGCTGCACAGGGTCATAGAAATAAAGCGGAACACAGTCTGCGTAGAAAGAAGTCAACAGCACACCGGGCACATTCGTGACCAAGCCATCCGTATCCTGCAACGCAGATTGACGATCAAGTAATCCTCTGCTTCGATCTTCAGCGGTAATTACAGCCACATGTTTGCCATGCACCTGCTCTCCACAGGTCCATGCTTCTGCTGCAAAGCCAAGCTTCTCGGTTACAAGCCTGCGGTTGTTAAGTACAACTTCAGGGTCATCCCCCACATGGTAAGCACAATTGAGCGTGGCATACGGAACTTTTCCAACTCCACCATGCCTCGTCGTAAACCCTACTGACAGCTGTTCAAATTGCTGTGTCCAAGGCTCAACATATAATAATAACGGATCAGGACCGAAATCTGAATTTGGGTTCTTGGTCCGTTCAAGTAATTCTTTATCCAATACAAAGGGTTCCATTATCTCACCTCACCACTTCCAGTGTACCA
This window contains:
- the ileS gene encoding isoleucine--tRNA ligase produces the protein MQRVDVKEKARARELRVLDKWKTENTFKRSIENREGKPNFVFYEGPPTANGKPHIGHVLGRVIKDFVGRYNTMKGYRIVRKAGWDTHGLPVELGVQKKLGISHKWEIEDYGVEKFINECKASVFEYEQQWRDLTEGIGYWTDMDNPYITLDNNYIESVWNILATIHEKGLLYRGHRVSPYCPSCQTTLSSHEVAQGYKDVKDLSATAKFKLNDSGEFVLAWTTTPWTLPSHVALAVNPDMDYSRVRQGDEVYIMATNLVEKVMKDTKGEYEIIGALKGADLVGKTYDPPFNYVQAEKANIILGAGFVTDASGTGIVHMAPAHGEDDYRVCRENGISFVNMVDLEGKFVAEVTDFAGRFVKDCDIDIVRYLSEHGRLFSKEKYEHSYPFCWRCDTPLLYYAMDSWFIQTTAIKDQLIANNSEVDWYPGHVREGRFGKFLEDLVDWNISRDRYWGTPLNIWVCEETGEQFAPHSIAELRARAVGDVPENLELHKPYVDVVKVMSSCGKYEMKRTPEVIDVWFDSGSMPFAQQHYPFENKEVFEQQYPADMICEGIDQTRGWFYSLLAVSTLLTGKAPYKAVMATGHVLDENGQKMSKSKGNVIDPWEVIEEYGTDAFRWALLSDSAPWNSKRFSKGIVGEAKSKMVDTLVNTHAFLTLYATIDGFDPQEHPFQLSAHKLDRWILSRLNSLILVVEKALLVNDYLNSSKAIEAFVDELSNWYIRRSRDRFWGSGLTEDKLDAYRTLTEVLVTTAKLVAPFTPMLAEDIYLNLATGESVHMEDYPVANEALIDAGLEQDMETARRVVELARNVRNETGIKTRQPLSELIVSLDKGFDLASYEEIIKEEINVKGIRTEHNDAEFVDFTLKLNLKVAGKKYGKNVGFLQNFFKGMSADETRKVVSEGVLNIVSPEGEELQVTNEELLVDKQAKSGFASASGYGLTVALNTEITPALEQEGWVREVVRAVQDTRKRLDLPIEKRVRLTLDVDASLQEAIQAFDDVLRENVLVTEVTFGSNESMERVEAGGKSIGIYIEA
- a CDS encoding DivIVA domain-containing protein; this translates as MPLTPLDIHNKEFSRRLRGYDEDEVNEFLDQVIKDYEGVIRENKELSNQLLSVQEKLDHFSTIEETLSKTIIIAQEAADDVKGNAKKEAQLIVKEAEKNADRIVNESLGKSRKIALEVEELKKQASIYRARFRTLVEAQLELLTQDGWEVLESREQEVRDREREMKEIY
- a CDS encoding YlmH/Sll1252 family protein, with translation MSGEIYEHFSHDERDFVDKASDWVERAGKYHDMKLTDFLDPRQVFILQTLANRRNDVQIRLDGGYEAAERKRALVAPDYMYLDDEDMGMQVLSITSDDQKISVLEHGDYMGSLLGLGMKRGKIGDIQVLEDGCHTVVAAETGAFLSLQLNQVHRLHVFTGLLPLDQMRWSESKLETMDITVASLRLDGICADVYRLSRSKVLVPIKAGRCRVNWKVEEDPSKSLKAGDVVSIQGFGRFKVMEQDGMTKKGRCRVKIGKFA
- a CDS encoding YggT family protein; the protein is MYQIESVLYTLYQIYFYMVIVYILMSWLPNARESFIGEWLGKLVEPYLRPFRRFIPPLFGVLDISPIVALIVLQLALNGLISILRYFAY
- a CDS encoding cell division protein SepF; the protein is MGVMNKFMNFLGLQEEEEIVERERMAAQEENDAEHQEAETSSLDKRRNQRGNNVVSIHSQKNVKVVLYEPRSYDEAQEIADHLRSHRTVVVNLQRIRQDQALRVIDFLSGTVYALGGGISKIGGNIFLCTPDTVEIQGSITEILADSEQDYNRMR
- a CDS encoding YggS family pyridoxal phosphate-dependent enzyme, whose amino-acid sequence is MSLEERIQQVNQKIEDACRRSNRHRDDVNVIAVTKYVSLETTGSVLNHGLEHIGENRWQDAQAKWEAFGQRGTWHFIGHLQTNKVKDVIGKFRYIHSLDRLSLAKELDKKAASLGIQVETFLQVNISGEESKYGLQPEQASSFLRDIRSFNNLKVVGLMTMAPHEEDPELTRPVFRGLRELRDQLNGQALTAEPLSELSMGMSNDFEVAIEEGATWVRLGSILVGKEEGSRWA
- the pgeF gene encoding peptidoglycan editing factor PgeF, which produces MEPFVLDKELLERTKNPNSDFGPDPLLLYVEPWTQQFEQLSVGFTTRHGGVGKVPYATLNCAYHVGDDPEVVLNNRRLVTEKLGFAAEAWTCGEQVHGKHVAVITAEDRSRGLLDRQSALQDTDGLVTNVPGVLLTSFYADCVPLYFYDPVQQAVGLAHAGWKGTVAGIAVSMVETMEREYGSRRQDIRAAIGPSIGDCCYEVDEAVMQHVRVWFDDSPVNDEYKDSASKQAYRAVNNGKTMLNLKECNRHIMMKAGIMPDHIECTTWCTSCHPELFFSYRKENGVTGRMASWIGLEER